Proteins co-encoded in one Anguilla anguilla isolate fAngAng1 chromosome 16, fAngAng1.pri, whole genome shotgun sequence genomic window:
- the psma1 gene encoding proteasome subunit alpha type-1, whose translation MFRNQYDNDVTVWSPQGRIHQIEYAMEAVKQGSATVGLKSRSHAVLVALKRAQSELAAHQKKILHVDNHIGISIAGLTADARLLCNFMRQECLDSRFVFDRPLPVSRLVSLIGSKTQIPTQRYGRRPYGVGLLIAGYDDMGPHIFQTCPSANYFDCKAMSIGARSQSARTYLERKMDDFLDCSLNDLVQHGLRGLRETLPAEQDLTTKNVSIGIVGKDMEFTIYDDDDVAPFLEGLEERAQRKVAPPAEEPAAEKPDEPMEH comes from the exons ATG TTTCGCAACCAATATGATAACGACGTCACCGTCTGGAGTCCTCAG GGGCGTATTCATCAGATTGAGTATGCTATGGAGGCAGTGAAACAGGGTTCCGCCACCGTCGGACTTAAGTCCCGCAGTCACGCAGTGCTCGTGGCTCTCAAG AGGGCTCAATCAGAGCTGGCTGCTCATCAGAAGAAGATCCTCCATGTGGATAACCACATAGGAATCTCCATTGCTGGGCTCACGGCTGATGCCAGGCTTCTGTG TAACTTCATGCGTCAGGAGTGTCTGGACTCCAGGTTTGTGTTTGATCGGCCCCTCCCTGTGTCCCGCCTCGTCTCGCTGATCGGAAGCA AAACCCAGATTCCTACACAGCGGTATGGCAGAAGGCCCTACGGAGTTGGGCTGCTCATCGCTGGCTATGAC GACATGGGCCCTCACATCTTCCAGACCTGCCCCTCCGCCAACTACTTCGACTGCAAGGCCATGTCCATCGGAGCTCGCTCGCAGTCTGCTCGCACCTACCTGGAGCGCAAAATGGACGACTTCCTCGATT GCAGCCTGAATGACCTAGTCCAGCACGGCCTCCGTGGTTTGAGAGAGACCCTCCCAGCCGAGCAGGACCTCACTACGAAG AACGTGTCCATCGGGATCGTAGGCAAGGACATGGAGTTCACCATCTACGACGACGATGACGTCGCCCCCTTCCTCGAAggtctggaggagagagccCAGAGGAAG GTAGCGCCACCTGCAGAGGAGCCGGCTGCTGAGAAACCTGACGAGCCAATGGAGCACTGA